From Candidatus Woesearchaeota archaeon, one genomic window encodes:
- the albA gene encoding DNA-binding protein Alba → MTEDSNNIFIGSKPFMNYVTGVVMQFTTKDARQVAIKARGKFISRAVDVAQVAAKRFLVGQVDLSDIKIDSEEFTNKEGRQVRVSTIEIVLAKK, encoded by the coding sequence ATGACAGAAGACAGCAACAACATATTTATAGGAAGTAAGCCGTTTATGAATTATGTGACCGGCGTGGTGATGCAGTTTACAACCAAGGACGCGCGGCAGGTCGCTATAAAGGCAAGGGGAAAATTTATATCAAGAGCAGTGGATGTGGCGCAGGTCGCGGCAAAAAGGTTTTTGGTAGGTCAGGTTGATCTAAGTGACATAAAGATTGACAGCGAAGAGTTCACAAACAAGGAAGGAAGGCAAGTAAGGGTTTCAACAATAGAGATCGTTCTGGCAAAGAAGTAA
- a CDS encoding LAGLIDADG family homing endonuclease: MNSTKINSNNINIDLQLAEICGIHAGDGYLRNDGRRKEWDISGNVEEKDYYDKHLIPLFNKTFKLNIEGRFFRSRNTYGFVIRDPKIIEFAHNVLGFPYGNKSLKIKAPEFIFKNSSLMVHFLRGYFDTDGHFSCVKRYGNCCEFKNKVNCYPRLIFTTVAHHLSDNLRDLLKAFGLRFFFHNYRSLIKTESLKYIYELNGIERVKKFMNLVKPQNIIKKSRYLIWVKFGFCPTNITYQQRLNILEGKISPYIFYKGL, from the coding sequence ATGAATTCAACAAAAATTAATTCAAATAATATTAACATTGACTTACAGTTAGCAGAAATATGCGGAATCCATGCAGGTGATGGTTATTTGAGAAATGATGGAAGAAGAAAGGAATGGGATATAAGTGGTAACGTCGAAGAAAAAGACTACTATGACAAACATTTAATTCCCCTGTTTAATAAGACATTTAAGTTAAACATCGAAGGAAGGTTCTTTAGAAGCAGAAACACTTATGGATTTGTGATAAGAGACCCAAAGATCATAGAATTTGCACATAATGTCTTAGGATTTCCTTACGGAAATAAATCGTTAAAAATAAAAGCTCCCGAGTTTATTTTTAAAAATTCTTCTTTAATGGTTCATTTTTTGCGAGGTTACTTTGATACAGATGGGCATTTCAGTTGTGTTAAAAGATACGGCAATTGCTGCGAATTCAAAAATAAGGTTAATTGTTACCCTAGATTAATATTTACCACAGTTGCACATCATCTTTCAGATAATTTAAGAGATTTACTCAAAGCATTTGGATTAAGATTTTTCTTTCATAATTATCGTTCTTTAATAAAAACAGAAAGTTTAAAATACATCTATGAACTTAATGGTATTGAGAGAGTTAAAAAATTCATGAATTTGGTTAAGCCACAAAATATAATTAAAAAATCCAGGTATTTAATTTGGGTAAAATTTGGATTTTGCCCTACGAATATAACATACCAACAAAGACTAAATATTTTAGAAGGAAAAATATCACCTTATATTTTTTATAAGGGCCTATAA
- a CDS encoding TMEM165/GDT1 family protein, whose protein sequence is MLEAFISAVVFSVLGEIADKTQLIILGLSLKYKAPFKVFLGALAGHAVMDGIAIIIGYYFGFVFSSNMSILDEIVGSLFILFGLWGLLKRYIIKSRKEKENKVRHSMPLIATFLTILVVEIGDKTQIASGLLAAKYLQPIPIILGVIVGLAITIGLNVFVGRKLAEKLPRNTIRTASYILFILFGLFTLLF, encoded by the coding sequence ATGCTCGAAGCCTTTATCAGCGCAGTGGTGTTTTCAGTATTGGGAGAGATAGCTGACAAGACGCAATTGATCATTCTGGGCTTATCGCTGAAATACAAGGCGCCATTCAAGGTGTTTTTAGGGGCTCTGGCAGGGCACGCTGTAATGGACGGCATAGCGATAATTATAGGATATTATTTTGGGTTTGTTTTTTCTTCAAACATGTCAATACTGGATGAAATAGTCGGGTCATTGTTTATCTTATTCGGGCTGTGGGGCCTGTTAAAAAGGTACATCATAAAAAGCAGGAAGGAAAAAGAAAATAAAGTCAGGCACAGCATGCCTTTAATCGCAACATTCCTGACAATTTTGGTTGTTGAGATAGGAGACAAGACTCAGATTGCATCTGGCTTGCTGGCTGCGAAATATCTCCAGCCGATTCCAATAATCCTGGGTGTTATTGTGGGATTGGCCATAACCATAGGCCTGAATGTTTTTGTCGGGAGAAAGCTGGCAGAAAAGCTACCGAGAAATACCATAAGAACAGCGAGCTATATCCTGTTTATTCTGTTCGGATTATTCACCTTATTATTCTGA
- a CDS encoding histidine phosphatase family protein — MKLIIIRHGETEDNVKGLLQGHKHGKLTKTGIEQARKLAFRLKDEEIDAIYSSDLQRAKDTTEEIAKFHKVPIHYTSELREQHLGIFEGKPKDELRKTRGKRGLLVTEFKPKGGESLAELKERAQRFLNMLFKMHTKETILISSHAAFIMMLLGIILNKSIEEAFKLGQSNACVNIIEIKENSKHKVHAINCIKHL; from the coding sequence ATGAAATTGATAATAATCAGGCATGGTGAAACTGAAGACAATGTTAAAGGATTGTTGCAGGGCCATAAGCATGGGAAATTAACAAAAACAGGAATTGAGCAGGCAAGAAAATTGGCATTTAGGCTGAAAGATGAAGAAATTGATGCTATTTATTCAAGTGATTTGCAAAGAGCAAAAGATACAACTGAAGAAATAGCAAAATTTCATAAAGTTCCGATTCATTATACTTCTGAATTAAGGGAGCAGCATTTAGGTATTTTTGAAGGAAAGCCAAAAGACGAGCTTCGCAAAACCCGGGGAAAAAGGGGATTGTTAGTAACAGAATTCAAGCCAAAGGGCGGGGAAAGTCTTGCAGAATTAAAAGAGAGGGCGCAAAGATTCCTCAATATGCTGTTTAAAATGCATACAAAAGAAACAATCCTTATCTCATCGCATGCTGCTTTTATCATGATGCTGCTGGGGATTATCCTGAATAAATCCATTGAAGAGGCGTTTAAACTTGGGCAATCCAATGCGTGCGTGAATATTATCGAGATCAAGGAGAATTCAAAGCATAAAGTGCATGCGATAAACTGCATTAAACATCTTTAA
- a CDS encoding CDGSH iron-sulfur domain-containing protein: MADEDKLPDNAKKIMLKKGTKCSLCTCGKSKHLPFCDGEHKKLNETLGCSYKSLKILPKEDVEVDVYSSNWPED, from the coding sequence ATGGCAGACGAAGATAAGCTCCCGGATAATGCAAAGAAGATTATGCTGAAGAAAGGAACGAAATGCAGCTTATGCACCTGCGGCAAGAGCAAACATCTGCCTTTCTGCGATGGCGAGCATAAGAAACTGAATGAAACGCTTGGCTGCTCTTATAAATCCCTGAAGATCCTGCCGAAAGAAGATGTTGAAGTTGATGTATATTCTTCAAATTGGCCTGAAGACTGA
- the proS gene encoding proline--tRNA ligase, producing the protein MEESKKEIGITVTKDKDFSEWYQQVILKSDLADYSAVGGCIVFRPYSYAIWEKVVKAVDDRLKAMGVKNAYFPLLIPERLLKKEAEHLKGFSPEVAWVDYAGDTKLEERLAVRPTSETIMYDSYAKWIRSWRDLPLKINQWNSVVRWEFKHAVPFLRTREFLWNEGHTVFADKKEAEKECIDILNMYREILEEYFALYNLPGKKTDREKFAGAEYTFSLEIYMPNGRAIQGPDSHHDGENFAKAFNIKFLDKDGKEKFAIQNTWAITTRMLGVLFAVHGDDKGLVLPPKLAPIQIVIVPIFFKESEKEKIMKKAEELKSKLKDYSVELDAREEFTPGYKFNEWELKGIPIRIEIGPKDIEKDQAVLVRRDSGKKEAVRIADLAKKIKETLDDIQDSLFQKSKKLTEDNIVKTGNWNELTKAIENKKLVLAPSCGTPECEDLIKDKTGGAKALNIPFDQPKSIGKCVHCGKEGKYLVYLGKSY; encoded by the coding sequence ATGGAAGAATCAAAAAAAGAGATTGGCATCACTGTAACGAAAGACAAGGATTTTTCAGAGTGGTATCAGCAGGTTATTCTGAAGTCTGATCTTGCAGACTACAGCGCAGTAGGCGGCTGCATTGTTTTCAGGCCCTATTCTTATGCAATATGGGAAAAGGTTGTCAAGGCAGTTGATGACCGCTTGAAAGCAATGGGTGTCAAAAACGCTTACTTCCCATTACTCATTCCCGAAAGGCTGTTGAAAAAAGAAGCAGAGCATCTCAAAGGATTCTCCCCCGAAGTTGCATGGGTTGATTATGCAGGCGACACAAAATTAGAGGAAAGGCTCGCAGTAAGGCCGACATCAGAAACAATAATGTACGATTCCTATGCAAAGTGGATACGCTCGTGGAGAGATCTGCCATTAAAGATAAACCAATGGAACTCAGTTGTAAGATGGGAGTTCAAGCATGCTGTTCCATTTTTAAGAACAAGGGAATTTCTATGGAATGAAGGCCATACAGTTTTCGCAGATAAAAAAGAAGCTGAAAAGGAATGCATTGACATCCTGAACATGTACAGGGAGATCTTGGAAGAATATTTTGCGTTATACAATCTGCCTGGAAAGAAAACAGACAGGGAAAAATTTGCAGGCGCTGAATACACATTCTCTTTGGAGATCTACATGCCTAACGGCAGGGCAATACAGGGCCCGGATTCGCATCATGACGGGGAAAACTTTGCAAAGGCATTCAATATAAAATTCCTTGACAAGGACGGAAAAGAAAAATTTGCAATCCAGAATACATGGGCTATAACAACAAGGATGCTCGGAGTTTTATTTGCAGTGCATGGCGACGATAAAGGATTGGTCCTTCCGCCAAAACTGGCTCCAATACAGATTGTCATTGTTCCGATCTTCTTCAAGGAATCTGAAAAAGAAAAGATAATGAAAAAAGCAGAAGAACTAAAATCAAAGCTTAAGGATTATTCAGTTGAGCTTGATGCAAGGGAAGAATTCACCCCGGGCTACAAGTTCAATGAATGGGAGCTGAAAGGCATTCCGATAAGGATCGAAATAGGCCCGAAAGACATTGAAAAGGATCAAGCTGTTTTAGTAAGAAGGGACAGCGGCAAAAAAGAAGCAGTAAGAATAGCTGATTTGGCTAAAAAAATAAAAGAAACATTAGATGATATTCAGGATTCATTATTCCAGAAATCAAAAAAACTGACAGAAGACAATATTGTAAAAACAGGCAATTGGAATGAATTAACAAAAGCAATTGAAAACAAAAAATTGGTATTGGCGCCGTCCTGCGGCACTCCGGAATGCGAAGACCTGATCAAAGACAAAACAGGCGGCGCAAAGGCATTGAACATTCCGTTTGACCAGCCAAAGAGCATAGGCAAGTGCGTCCACTGCGGCAAGGAAGGAAAGTACTTGGTTTATTTAGGGAAGAGCTATTAA
- a CDS encoding alpha/beta fold hydrolase: MVLDILGMKEYMGESVERVEINMEDGIKIVGTYYDNPSAKNGVILFPGFTEHRSSLEEIAKKLNKDFKTWTFDINSQGESSGNWDLRQMQKSVYAIQDIIRKRHGLAYLGAHGNSIGGMAVGLTAAQDEKILDCICMTSTPAGLQDIVPPHTREFLSYVPQSFIRFGTIVFDEIESRCNVNYQNKSHAQFLTEKGHQPYAQFGALKIESIKKLMQWVTNAPRLDDAAGQIKQPALLVYGGEDRLLGIKGGKLPDQIKKMYDELGSGIKELFIADGADHGLNKATKMDDCFNQAPEYQFVKQKIIEHFYKYLL; encoded by the coding sequence ATGGTCTTAGACATCTTGGGTATGAAGGAATATATGGGTGAGAGTGTTGAAAGAGTAGAGATCAATATGGAAGATGGAATAAAAATAGTAGGCACTTATTACGATAATCCTTCAGCAAAAAACGGAGTGATTTTATTTCCGGGGTTTACAGAGCACAGATCATCTTTAGAAGAAATTGCAAAAAAGTTGAATAAAGATTTTAAAACCTGGACTTTTGACATAAACTCCCAAGGAGAGTCTTCTGGCAATTGGGATTTAAGGCAGATGCAGAAAAGTGTATATGCTATCCAAGACATCATAAGAAAAAGGCATGGATTAGCTTATCTAGGAGCTCATGGAAACTCGATTGGGGGCATGGCTGTGGGCTTAACTGCTGCGCAGGATGAAAAGATCTTAGACTGCATTTGCATGACTTCAACTCCAGCCGGGCTTCAGGATATTGTTCCTCCACATACACGAGAATTCTTAAGCTACGTTCCTCAATCATTTATCAGATTTGGAACAATTGTCTTTGATGAGATCGAATCCAGATGCAATGTAAATTACCAAAACAAATCGCATGCCCAATTTTTAACAGAAAAAGGCCATCAGCCATATGCGCAATTTGGCGCTTTAAAGATAGAAAGCATAAAAAAGCTCATGCAATGGGTAACTAATGCTCCACGATTAGATGATGCGGCTGGGCAAATCAAACAACCGGCTCTTTTAGTATACGGCGGAGAAGACAGGCTTCTTGGAATTAAGGGAGGGAAGCTGCCCGATCAAATAAAGAAGATGTATGATGAGTTAGGCAGCGGAATAAAAGAACTTTTTATTGCTGATGGTGCAGATCATGGGTTAAACAAAGCCACTAAAATGGATGATTGCTTTAATCAAGCGCCAGAGTATCAGTTTGTTAAACAGAAAATAATTGAGCATTTTTATAAATATCTTCTATAG